The DNA window CGTAATGAACATCTGCGGTTTCGCTGCGAAGTGGTGCATTGCCGCGTCGAGCAATGCAATTCCCCCTTCGTCCAATCGATCAAATCCGGCTCGGTTTATCCCCTGCCAATTGCGCATGGCGAAGGGCGTTACGTCGCCGACGAAAAAACGCTCGAGCGGTTGGAAGCGAATGGACAAATTGCTTTGCGGTATTCTTCGCCGCGTGGTATTACAACAAACAAATCGAATCCCAATGGTTCGCTCCGCAATATCGCCGGAATCGTCAACCGCGACGGCAATGTCATGGGACTGATGCCCCATCCCGAACGGCGGGCGAATGCGATAACCGGTGGAGATGAAGGACTAGCTTTGCTCCATGCTTGGAGCAAATAAATGTTGGGACAAATCGAA is part of the bacterium genome and encodes:
- the purQ gene encoding phosphoribosylformylglycinamidine synthase subunit PurQ, whose amino-acid sequence is MVKRVGVVVFPGTNCEQETIRAFSVPGQYEVTEVWYDNPLPSGLDLVILPGGWSYGDTLRAGTIARFSKVMTGIVEHAKAGGFVLGICNGFQILTESGLLPGALARNEHLRFRCEVVHCRVEQCNSPFVQSIKSGSVYPLPIAHGEGRYVADEKTLERLEANGQIALRYSSPRGITTNKSNPNGSLRNIAGIVNRDGNVMGLMPHPERRANAITGGDEGLALLHAWSK